From Coturnix japonica isolate 7356 chromosome 3, Coturnix japonica 2.1, whole genome shotgun sequence, the proteins below share one genomic window:
- the LOC107311283 gene encoding cytochrome c oxidase assembly protein COX20, mitochondrial, with translation MAGEGDSEPEKSFKLLGFLDVKNVPCARESVLYGSLGSLVLGLGHFLATSRVRRSCDFAVGGFICTMLGYWFYCRYNLAQQRIRQRMLREGMRNKMLFEGSSLDPKKHQTSDERSNS, from the exons ATGGCGGGGGAGGGCGACTCTGAGCCGGAGAAG TCCTTCAAACTCCTTGGATTTCTGGATGTTAAAAATGTCCCGTGTGCACGAGAATCAGTGCTGTATGGCTCTCTGGGATCTTTAGTTTTGGGTCTTGGACACTTTTTAGCAACTA GTAGAGTTAGAAGATCTTGTGACTTTGCAGTTGGTGGCTTTATTTGCACGATGTTAGGATACTG GTTTTACTGCAGGTACAATTTAGCCCAACAGAGGATTCGGCAAAGAATGCTTAGAGAAggaatgagaaacaaaatgttatttgaagGCAGTTCTTTAGAtccaaaaaaacaccaaacaagcGATGAAAGAAGCAATTCATAG